The following are encoded together in the Ranitomeya imitator isolate aRanImi1 chromosome 4, aRanImi1.pri, whole genome shotgun sequence genome:
- the LOC138675089 gene encoding E3 ubiquitin/ISG15 ligase TRIM25-like: MASANLRDELTCSICMDIYRDPVTLICGHNFCRVCIDRVPDTDGGYGEYSCPECRATFHRRPPLQRNITLCNVVENVLSTQPHHEEITGICCTYCVDPPVPAVKSCLLCEASLCDNHLRVHSNGPEHVLTDPSTSLETRKCSVHKKILEYYCTEDEACICVSCSLAGEHRGHRVEMLDEASGKKKEKLRNVLQKLITRKKKTEERFHSLEEHWRKAQEKAAGEAERVIALCTDIRRWVDDLEKKVLSDIKRQAEKMSLSLSARIHQLEIKKDELSRKMRHIEELCNMTDPLTVLQEPDTGDLCDPEEGGDEDTGGHDGGDEDTGGHDGGDEDTGGHDGGDEVIEVHDGGDEDTRGHDGGDRGAELISHISHTLSAMIRDINMIFSVQDPADILLDVNTAANNLLISDDLKTATWTEITQNRPETAERFQYNQVMSGRGFTSGRHYWDVEIRGSPSWRVVMCYPTMDRGDQSYIGYNNKSWGLFGGRQYNNQCSVRHDSKVILLPHQISSDGVRIHLDYEAGQLSFYELCDPIRHLHTFTAAFSEPLHMYLMVL; the protein is encoded by the coding sequence ATGGCGTCTGCTAATCTCCGAGACGAGCTAACATGCTCTATCTGTATGGACATTTATAGAGATCCCGTAACCCTGAtatgtggacacaacttctgccgggtcTGTATTGATCGTGTGCCGGATACAGATGGCGGGTATGGAGAATATTCCTGTCCTGAATGTAGAGCAACATTTCACAGGAGGCCTCCACTACAGAGGAACATAACTCTGTGTAATGTGGTGGAGAATGTCCTGTCTACTCAGCCACATCATGAGGAGATCACCGGGATCTGCTGCACTTACTGTGTGGACCCTCCAGTACCTGCTGTTAAATCCTGTCTCCTGTGTGAGGCTTCTCTGTGTGATAATCACCTGAGGGTTCACAGCAATGGACCAGAACACGTCCTCACTGATCCCAGCACTTCTCTGGAGACCaggaaatgttctgtccataagAAGATCCTGGAATATTACTGCACTGAGGACGAGGCTTGTATCTGTGTGTCCTGCAGTTTGGCCGGAGAACATCGGGGACATCGGGTGGAGATGCTGGATGAGGCCTCTGGAAAGAAAAAGGAGAAACTGAGAAATGTTCTGCAAAAATTGATCACAAGGAAGAAAAAGACCGAGGAAAGATTTCACAGTCTGGAGGAGCACTGGAGAAAAGCTCAAGAAAAAGCAGCTGGAGAAGCCGAGAGAGTCATTGCCCTGTGTACAGATATCAGGAGATGGGTGGACGACCTGGAGAAGAAGGTCCTGAGTGATATCAAAAGGCAGGCAGAGAAGATGTCACTGTCCCTGTCTGCTCGGATCCATCAGCTGGAAATAAAGAAGGACGAGTTGTCCAGGAAGATGAGAcacattgaggagctgtgtaacatgacggatccactgactgtcttacaggaaccagacaccggtgacttgtgtgatcctgaggagggaggtgatgaggacacaggaggacatgatggaggtgatgaggacacaggaggacatgatggaggtgatgaggacacaggaggacatgatggaggtgatgaggtcaTAGAggtacatgatggaggtgatgaggacacaagaggacatgatggaggtgatcggGGTGCGGAGCTGATCTCACACATATCACACACATTATCTGCTATGATAAGAGATATAAACATGATCTTCTCTGTTCAGGATCCTGCAGACATATTACTGGATGTAAACACGGCTGCTAATAATCTCCTTATATCAGACGACCTGAAAACTGCGACCTGGACAGAAATAACGCAGAATCGTCCAGAAACAGCAGAGAGATTCCAGTATAATCAGGTGATGAGCGGGAGAGGATTTacctcaggacgacattactgggatgtggagATCAGGGGATCACCTAGTTGGAGGGTGGTGATGTGTTATCCCACAATGGACAGGGGAGATCAGTCATACATTGGGTATAATAACAAGTCCTGGGGTTTATTTGGAGGGAGGCAGTATAATAATCAGTGTTCAGTGAGACATGACAGTAAAGTGATCCTGTTACCTCATCAGATCTCCAGTGATGGAGTCAGGATACAtctggattatgaggccgggcagttgtccttttatgagctgtgtgaccccatcagacacttacacaccttcactgccGCCTTCTCCGAGCCCCTTCATATGTATCTAATGGTTCTATAA